The uncultured Trichococcus sp. DNA window CTCAAAGAACAGGTAATCATCGGATTGTCCTTTCATCAGCTCGGAAAACGTGCTTGTGATCGTGCGCATATCGCGCAAAGGCTTGATACGGAGGGGTTCGATCTCGAGTTTGCCTTTTTCTATCGTTACGATAGTCGTCTGCTTTTGGTGTGGGGTCTCCGATTTGGAATATTTCAGGATCGAGCCGCTGTAGCGGACTTTGTCGTTTTTGACTTTCTGGGCCTTATGCAGATGGCCTAAAGCGACATAATCAAAGTCCTCGAACAGGGACACATCCACGTATTCGGAAGTGCCGATGCTGAGCGGGCGTTCGGAGTCGGACGGTTCGCTCGTGTCGTTTCCGGTCTGGATCACATAGCCGTGCGCAATCAGGATGTTGACTTCATTTGGGTTCATGGTTGCTTTTACGGTCGCCAACTGCGCACGAATGGCATCCTCCATATTTTTGATTGTGTCGTCCTGAAGCTTCTCTCGGACATAGACATGATCCGCAAAAGGCAGCAGATAAAAATTGGTTCCTTGGAAGGCAACTTTGCGGATGATCTCTTTCATGGTTCCCTCTATATAGAGCCTGCTGTCCGCCAACAGATCGGCTGCGTATTCGATCCGTTCGTTGCTGTCGTGGTTGCCGGCGATTACGAACACAGGAACGCCCAATTCCTTCACCATCCGTGTAAGCGTCCGGTTGGCCAGCGCCACCGCCTCTTTCGGCGGTAATGCGCGGTCGTAAAGGTCTCCGGCCATAATGATCGCATCGATACTTTTATCTTTGAGTGTTTCAATCAGGTTCATCAAGTAATGGGTCTGATCTTCAAGCATGGAAAAATCATTGACGATTTTACCCAGATGCCAATCAGCTGTATGCAGTATTCTCA harbors:
- a CDS encoding exonuclease SbcCD subunit D codes for the protein MRILHTADWHLGKIVNDFSMLEDQTHYLMNLIETLKDKSIDAIIMAGDLYDRALPPKEAVALANRTLTRMVKELGVPVFVIAGNHDSNERIEYAADLLADSRLYIEGTMKEIIRKVAFQGTNFYLLPFADHVYVREKLQDDTIKNMEDAIRAQLATVKATMNPNEVNILIAHGYVIQTGNDTSEPSDSERPLSIGTSEYVDVSLFEDFDYVALGHLHKAQKVKNDKVRYSGSILKYSKSETPHQKQTTIVTIEKGKLEIEPLRIKPLRDMRTITSTFSELMKGQSDDYLFFELEDTEYVLDAMNQLRRRYPQAMGLEYVSRKETESVALQHNREDLQQLSYPDLFKDFYEQYRAIELDESGQKIVADIFSALERND